A region of Microbacterium suwonense DNA encodes the following proteins:
- a CDS encoding response regulator transcription factor, with product MSSVAVQSELELERTAAVERPLAVLPISAVQPKAVPQPKAAPQPKAAPQPKVAVVIDDDPDVRSLLDGVFRSAGFEVVLTGSGLDGIAAVQEHDPAITTVDINLPGIDGMEVVRRIRKTSSSFVMMLSALSDESDVILGLGSGADDYVAKPFRPRELRARIEALMRRPRLAPSFVEATAAARTSASAPIVTAPNQDRLESHRDIILNLSTHTVLVAQREVDLTPTEFDLLATLLESKRRVRSKADLALVLRGETHSSTSYYVGEPDKRAIEAHMTNLRRKIGDNSAEPRYIETVRGVGYRLTPAEKAVA from the coding sequence ATGAGTAGCGTTGCTGTGCAATCCGAGCTCGAGCTGGAACGGACGGCTGCGGTCGAGCGGCCGCTCGCCGTTCTGCCGATCAGCGCTGTCCAGCCGAAGGCCGTGCCTCAGCCGAAGGCCGCGCCTCAGCCGAAGGCGGCGCCTCAGCCGAAGGTCGCTGTGGTGATCGACGATGATCCCGATGTGCGCAGTCTGCTCGATGGCGTGTTCCGCTCTGCCGGATTCGAGGTCGTGCTCACCGGCTCGGGTCTTGACGGCATCGCCGCGGTGCAGGAGCACGACCCTGCCATCACCACTGTCGACATCAACCTTCCCGGCATCGACGGCATGGAGGTGGTGCGTCGCATCCGCAAGACCAGTTCGTCCTTCGTGATGATGCTCTCAGCCCTCTCCGACGAGAGCGATGTGATCCTCGGGCTCGGCTCCGGTGCCGATGACTACGTGGCCAAGCCGTTTCGTCCGCGCGAGCTGCGTGCGAGGATCGAGGCGCTGATGCGCCGGCCGCGGCTCGCTCCGTCTTTCGTCGAGGCGACGGCAGCCGCCCGCACCTCGGCATCCGCTCCGATCGTGACGGCTCCGAATCAGGATCGCCTGGAGTCGCACCGAGACATCATCCTGAACCTGTCGACGCACACCGTGCTCGTCGCTCAGCGCGAGGTCGATCTCACGCCGACGGAGTTCGATCTGCTCGCGACGCTGCTCGAGTCGAAGCGTCGAGTGCGCAGCAAGGCCGATCTGGCGCTGGTGCTGCGCGGTGAGACGCACAGCTCGACGTCGTACTACGTCGGCGAACCGGATAAGCGCGCGATCGAGGCGCACATGACCAACCTCCGCCGCAAGATCGGCGACAACTCCGCAGAACCGCGCTACATCGAGACAGTGCGTGGCGTCGGCTACCGGCTCACGCCGGCCGAGAAGGCCGTCGCCTGA
- the tsaE gene encoding tRNA (adenosine(37)-N6)-threonylcarbamoyltransferase complex ATPase subunit type 1 TsaE, with product MSVDPAFLGRHEIATTDAMERLGLHIGEQLQAGDLLVLTGALGAGKTTFTRGLAEGLGVRGPVQSPTFVIARTHPSLIGGAPLVHVDAYRLGSAAELDDLDIDFARSVVVIEWGRAMAASVADAWWDIEIERPVGGVAELADEDLDADAPRFVTIERVTAEG from the coding sequence ATGAGCGTCGATCCCGCCTTCCTGGGTCGTCACGAGATCGCGACGACGGATGCCATGGAGCGCCTCGGCCTGCACATCGGTGAACAGCTGCAGGCCGGCGACCTGCTCGTGCTGACCGGTGCGCTCGGCGCAGGCAAGACGACGTTCACGCGGGGTCTGGCCGAAGGTCTCGGTGTGCGTGGGCCCGTGCAGAGCCCGACCTTCGTGATCGCCCGCACGCATCCTTCACTGATCGGCGGGGCGCCGCTGGTGCACGTCGACGCCTATCGGCTGGGATCGGCCGCTGAGCTGGACGACCTGGACATCGACTTCGCCCGGTCGGTCGTGGTGATCGAGTGGGGGCGTGCGATGGCAGCGTCGGTGGCGGATGCCTGGTGGGACATCGAGATCGAGCGTCCCGTCGGCGGAGTCGCCGAGCTCGCGGATGAGGATCTGGATGCCGACGCCCCGCGATTCGTGACCATCGAGCGCGTCACCGCGGAGGGGTAA
- the alr gene encoding alanine racemase, translating into MSERSAQHPFREATIDLGAIAHNVRHLRELTGVDVIGVVKANGYGHGAAAAATAALAGGAARLGTATLEESFALRRAGITAPLMAWLHEPGRRFHDAVEADIEIGISSLDQLTAASEAATAQTPASVHLKVDTGLSRNGIATHDLDHVLAEAARLERIGRIRIVGIFSHLSGASADDDRAQLTRYRQVIAQAEAVGIRPEIRHLAATAGAISLPEARLDAVRVGIGLYGLSPFAGRSSSDLGLRPAMTLRAAVAAVRRVPAGAGVSYDYVYRCERETTLALVPMGYADGVPRQASGRGPVLVNGRPHTVAGRIAMDQFVVDVGDEPVSVGDEVVLFGDPTLGQPSATDWADAAGTINYEIVTRIGDRVPRSVS; encoded by the coding sequence ATGAGTGAGCGCAGTGCGCAGCATCCGTTCCGCGAGGCGACCATCGACCTCGGCGCGATCGCCCACAACGTCCGCCACCTGCGCGAGCTCACCGGCGTCGACGTGATCGGCGTGGTCAAGGCGAACGGCTACGGGCATGGAGCCGCGGCCGCCGCGACCGCCGCGCTCGCCGGAGGCGCCGCGCGCCTGGGCACCGCCACCCTCGAAGAGTCCTTCGCGTTGCGCCGCGCCGGCATCACGGCACCGCTGATGGCCTGGTTGCACGAACCCGGCCGGCGCTTCCACGACGCCGTCGAAGCGGACATCGAGATCGGGATCTCCTCGCTCGACCAGCTCACGGCGGCATCCGAGGCGGCGACCGCGCAGACCCCGGCATCCGTGCATCTCAAAGTCGACACCGGGCTCTCTCGCAACGGCATCGCCACCCACGACCTCGACCACGTGCTCGCCGAGGCCGCACGGCTGGAGCGCATCGGCCGCATCCGCATCGTCGGCATCTTCAGTCACCTCTCCGGGGCGAGCGCCGATGACGACCGCGCGCAGCTGACCCGGTATCGGCAAGTGATCGCGCAGGCCGAGGCCGTCGGCATCCGTCCCGAGATTCGCCACCTCGCCGCCACCGCCGGAGCCATCTCGCTCCCCGAAGCACGCCTCGACGCCGTGCGCGTCGGGATCGGCCTCTACGGGCTCTCGCCGTTCGCCGGCCGCAGCTCCTCCGACCTGGGCCTGCGCCCCGCGATGACCCTGCGCGCTGCGGTCGCGGCCGTGCGCCGTGTGCCCGCCGGCGCGGGAGTCTCGTACGACTACGTGTATCGCTGCGAGCGCGAGACCACCCTCGCGCTGGTTCCGATGGGGTACGCCGACGGGGTGCCGCGGCAGGCGTCCGGGCGCGGCCCCGTGCTCGTCAACGGCCGCCCGCACACCGTCGCCGGGCGCATCGCGATGGACCAGTTCGTCGTCGACGTCGGCGACGAGCCGGTGTCGGTCGGCGACGAGGTGGTGCTGTTCGGCGACCCGACTCTCGGGCAGCCCTCGGCGACGGACTGGGCGGATGCCGCGGGCACGATCAACTACGAGATCGTCACGCGCATCGGCGATCGCGTGCCCCGGTCGGTGTCATGA
- a CDS encoding holo-ACP synthase, with product MIIGTGIDLVDVARFERSVTRTPRLLQRLFTASEQTLRLRSLAARYAAKEALIKALGGSDGVYWSEIEIASEPSGRPHFVLSGSTAAVVVERGITALHLTLTHDAGLAAAYVIAERTDAA from the coding sequence GTGATCATCGGCACCGGAATCGACCTCGTCGACGTCGCGCGGTTCGAGCGCTCGGTCACCCGCACGCCGAGGCTGCTGCAGCGGCTGTTCACGGCATCCGAGCAGACGCTGCGACTGCGCTCGCTGGCCGCCCGCTATGCCGCGAAAGAGGCACTGATCAAAGCACTCGGCGGCAGCGACGGCGTGTACTGGAGCGAGATCGAGATCGCCTCCGAGCCGTCGGGCCGTCCGCACTTCGTGCTCAGCGGCTCCACCGCCGCGGTCGTGGTCGAGCGCGGCATCACCGCCCTGCACCTGACCCTCACGCACGACGCCGGCCTCGCCGCCGCGTACGTGATCGCCGAGCGGACGGATGCCGCATGA
- a CDS encoding endonuclease domain-containing protein, with the protein MLTPEELLAHFGGIARGTRLQQYGCTRDHLSSAVRDGQIRRVRPGVFALPRLDEKVVTAAAHGGELTCADALRARRVWILPDADDEVHVWLGRAGRRHPHSGCVCISHRSAGTAQVGYASVATALIHAYRCLTEEAFFAAYESAWNRRLITASDRRRIRAELPKKATWMLNLARSDSQSGLESLLRFRLHLLGISLDCQVDIDGVGRVDFVAGGRLIIEVDGRENHASAERRHNDLVRDAAASASGYETLRFDYAQVVYNWDAVVRAILPALSRTGG; encoded by the coding sequence ATGCTCACCCCGGAAGAACTCCTCGCACATTTCGGCGGCATCGCCCGTGGCACGCGTCTGCAGCAGTACGGCTGCACGCGTGACCACCTGTCGTCCGCAGTCCGCGACGGCCAGATCCGTCGCGTGCGCCCAGGCGTGTTCGCCCTGCCCCGGCTCGACGAGAAGGTCGTGACGGCCGCCGCTCACGGCGGCGAGCTGACCTGCGCGGATGCGCTGCGTGCACGTCGAGTCTGGATTCTTCCGGATGCCGACGACGAGGTGCACGTGTGGCTCGGGCGGGCCGGGCGACGGCATCCGCATTCTGGATGCGTGTGCATTTCGCACCGTTCCGCGGGCACCGCTCAGGTCGGGTACGCCTCCGTGGCCACCGCCCTGATCCATGCATACCGCTGCCTGACCGAGGAGGCCTTCTTCGCCGCCTACGAGTCTGCGTGGAATCGGCGGCTCATCACGGCATCCGACCGCCGCCGAATCAGAGCCGAGCTGCCGAAAAAGGCGACCTGGATGCTGAACCTAGCGCGATCCGATTCGCAGAGCGGGCTGGAATCGCTGCTGCGTTTTCGACTGCACCTGCTCGGCATCAGCCTGGACTGCCAAGTCGATATCGACGGCGTCGGCCGAGTCGACTTCGTCGCCGGCGGGCGCCTGATCATCGAGGTGGACGGCAGAGAGAATCACGCAAGCGCCGAGCGCCGGCACAACGATCTGGTGCGGGACGCTGCAGCATCCGCCTCAGGGTACGAGACCTTGCGCTTCGACTACGCCCAGGTCGTCTACAACTGGGATGCCGTCGTCCGCGCCATCCTGCCGGCACTCTCGCGAACCGGCGGCTGA
- the coaA gene encoding type I pantothenate kinase: MASVTAAINLPLSQYREIDRADWARLAAGLDQPLTETEVVGIRGIGDRLNLDEVREVYMPLSRLLSLYASSIRRLGAATSEFLQEDDATTPFVVGVAGSVAVGKSTIARLLRELMSRWPGTPRVELVTTDGFLYSNAELERRGLMDRKGFPESYDRRALISFLTEVKSGAAEVRAPFYSHMRYDIVPDAHVVVRRPDVVIVEGLNVLQPPPAPNDVAVSDLFDFSIYVDALPSDVEKWYVDRFLALRQGAFSNPSSYFNVFAHLTDDEAVTTALGYWNEINMPNLIENVMPTKHRATLVLNKGADHSVESVLLRKV; encoded by the coding sequence ATGGCATCCGTGACCGCTGCCATCAACCTGCCGCTGTCCCAGTACCGCGAGATCGACCGTGCCGACTGGGCGCGGCTGGCGGCGGGGCTGGACCAGCCTCTCACCGAGACCGAGGTCGTCGGCATCCGTGGTATCGGCGATCGCCTGAACCTCGACGAGGTGCGCGAGGTCTACATGCCGCTGAGCAGGCTGCTCAGCCTGTATGCGAGCTCCATCCGCAGGCTCGGTGCGGCTACCAGCGAGTTCCTGCAGGAAGACGACGCGACCACTCCGTTCGTCGTCGGCGTCGCGGGTTCCGTCGCCGTCGGAAAGTCGACCATCGCGCGACTGCTGCGCGAGCTGATGAGCCGCTGGCCGGGAACGCCCCGCGTCGAGCTGGTGACCACCGACGGATTCCTGTACTCCAACGCCGAGCTCGAGCGGCGCGGGCTGATGGATCGCAAGGGCTTTCCGGAGTCGTACGACCGCCGTGCTCTGATCTCATTCCTCACCGAGGTCAAGAGCGGGGCGGCCGAGGTGCGCGCGCCGTTCTACTCGCACATGCGATACGACATCGTGCCCGATGCGCACGTGGTGGTGCGCCGGCCCGATGTGGTGATCGTCGAGGGGCTGAACGTGCTGCAGCCGCCGCCCGCGCCGAACGACGTGGCGGTGAGCGACCTGTTCGACTTCTCGATCTACGTCGACGCGCTGCCGTCGGATGTCGAGAAGTGGTATGTCGACCGTTTCCTCGCGCTGCGCCAGGGGGCGTTCAGCAATCCGTCGTCGTACTTCAACGTGTTCGCGCACCTCACCGATGATGAGGCGGTGACCACGGCGCTGGGGTACTGGAACGAGATCAACATGCCCAACCTCATCGAGAACGTCATGCCCACCAAGCACCGCGCCACCCTGGTGCTCAACAAGGGCGCCGACCACAGCGTCGAGAGCGTGCTGCTCCGCAAGGTCTGA
- a CDS encoding sensor histidine kinase, whose product MYLWVFPVAWAASYFSAATLIGVLALVAALRTLNLVLLGLTVEGAINTMILLTTLGFVGVIMSVGTERNRSTRKLLRAQSDRLAHALRLAREQRSRNQRILDSLDVGIARVNAGGLIEIANDAFRTIYALDAATQFHPARVVEYCERRGQPVPAAETSIARAARGELFKDEIVWLFGLDGKWRALSASTKVVDHGVANDGLLLLVEDVTQTVDPRAGQEAVRRSISHELRNPLTAILGHIDLLLERDDLDETARKQLGVVEHAGERMQRLIDQALATPDDLEDVRGPVDLAEIARSSVDGFAPAADAAGVAIEAHLNDVLPAYADAFRLRQVVDNVVGNAIKYAQRGGRVTLRARRPSADEVALLVTDTGIGISDEDLPRIFDREFRTELARERGIPGTGLGLSISREIILSEGGRFDVNSTLGQGTEVTILLPATDHSPSERTTE is encoded by the coding sequence GTGTACCTGTGGGTGTTCCCGGTCGCCTGGGCCGCGTCGTACTTCTCGGCGGCGACGCTGATCGGCGTGCTGGCCCTGGTCGCGGCGCTGCGCACACTGAACCTGGTGCTGCTGGGCCTGACCGTCGAGGGCGCGATCAACACCATGATCCTGCTGACGACGCTGGGGTTCGTCGGGGTGATCATGTCGGTGGGCACGGAGCGCAACCGCTCCACACGCAAGCTGCTGCGGGCGCAGTCCGACCGCCTGGCACACGCGCTGCGACTCGCCCGCGAGCAGCGGAGCCGCAACCAGCGCATCCTCGACTCCCTCGACGTGGGCATCGCCCGGGTGAATGCGGGCGGCCTGATCGAGATCGCGAACGACGCCTTCCGCACGATCTACGCGCTGGACGCGGCGACCCAGTTCCATCCGGCCCGCGTCGTGGAGTACTGCGAGCGCCGTGGTCAGCCCGTGCCGGCGGCCGAGACGTCGATCGCGCGGGCGGCGCGCGGCGAGCTGTTCAAGGATGAGATCGTGTGGCTGTTCGGCCTGGACGGCAAGTGGCGGGCGCTGTCGGCGTCGACGAAGGTGGTCGATCACGGCGTGGCCAATGACGGCCTGCTGCTGCTCGTCGAAGACGTCACGCAGACGGTCGACCCGCGTGCCGGCCAGGAGGCGGTGCGTCGCTCGATCTCGCACGAGCTGCGCAATCCACTGACCGCGATCCTGGGGCACATCGATCTGCTGCTGGAGCGGGACGACCTGGATGAGACGGCGCGCAAGCAGCTCGGCGTCGTCGAGCATGCCGGCGAGCGGATGCAGCGGCTGATCGACCAGGCGCTGGCGACCCCGGACGACCTCGAGGATGTACGCGGGCCGGTCGATCTGGCTGAGATCGCGCGGTCGTCAGTGGACGGCTTCGCCCCGGCGGCGGATGCTGCGGGGGTGGCCATCGAGGCGCATCTGAACGACGTGCTCCCGGCCTACGCGGATGCGTTCCGGCTGCGGCAGGTGGTCGACAACGTCGTCGGCAACGCGATCAAGTACGCCCAGCGCGGCGGCCGTGTGACCCTGCGCGCGCGGCGACCGAGCGCCGACGAGGTCGCACTGCTGGTCACCGACACCGGGATCGGGATCTCGGACGAGGACCTTCCACGGATCTTCGATCGCGAGTTCCGCACCGAGCTGGCCCGTGAGCGCGGAATCCCCGGCACGGGCCTGGGCCTGAGCATCTCGCGCGAGATCATCCTCAGCGAGGGCGGCCGCTTCGACGTGAACAGCACTCTCGGTCAGGGCACCGAGGTCACCATCCTGCTCCCCGCGACCGATCACTCCCCTTCTGAACGGACAACCGAATGA
- a CDS encoding response regulator transcription factor, with the protein MTSEANQAAKTAVVIEDDPDVRHLLSEVLESAGFSTISAGNGIDGVSAVLTYQPLITTVDVNMPGIDGFEAVRRIRAHSDTYIIMLTALDEEADAVLGLTAGADEYLNKPFRPRELRARVEAMLRRPRGGAGPAATPSDAVGRSFPASSAAHGQAPGTVQSGAPESAEVASGGARLSPVAAVAVEASDAEEQWTTHRDLQLNPATRIVRIGDAEIELTRTEFDLLHALMESKRRVRSKTDLTLVLRGESYVTSYFVGDADKRAIEAHMANLRRKLGDNPAQPQYIETVRGVGYRLTSGA; encoded by the coding sequence ATGACGTCCGAGGCGAACCAGGCGGCGAAGACCGCCGTCGTCATCGAAGACGACCCCGATGTGCGCCACCTGCTGTCGGAGGTCTTGGAGTCGGCCGGCTTCTCGACGATCTCGGCCGGCAACGGCATCGACGGGGTCAGTGCGGTGCTCACCTACCAGCCCCTGATCACGACGGTCGATGTGAACATGCCGGGGATCGACGGCTTCGAGGCGGTGCGCCGCATCCGCGCGCACAGCGACACGTACATCATCATGCTCACCGCCCTCGATGAGGAGGCGGATGCCGTGCTGGGCCTGACGGCTGGCGCCGACGAGTATCTGAACAAGCCGTTCCGTCCCCGTGAGCTGCGTGCGCGGGTGGAGGCGATGCTGCGGCGACCTCGCGGCGGCGCTGGGCCCGCCGCGACGCCATCGGATGCGGTCGGGCGGTCGTTCCCGGCCTCGAGCGCTGCACACGGGCAGGCACCCGGCACTGTCCAGTCCGGTGCGCCGGAGTCGGCCGAAGTCGCCTCCGGTGGCGCGCGGCTCTCCCCCGTCGCAGCCGTCGCGGTCGAGGCATCGGATGCCGAGGAGCAGTGGACGACGCACCGTGATCTGCAGCTGAATCCTGCCACGCGCATCGTGCGCATCGGGGACGCCGAGATCGAACTGACCCGTACCGAGTTCGATCTGCTGCATGCGCTGATGGAGTCCAAGCGCCGGGTGCGCAGCAAGACCGACCTGACGCTCGTGCTGCGGGGCGAGTCGTATGTCACCAGCTACTTCGTCGGGGATGCCGACAAGCGCGCCATCGAAGCGCACATGGCGAACCTGCGGCGCAAACTGGGCGACAATCCGGCGCAGCCGCAATACATCGAGACGGTGCGCGGGGTCGGCTACCGGCTCACCTCGGGGGCGTGA
- a CDS encoding glycosyltransferase, with product MSTPLSGGNRPGGYAGGDAEPARQEHDLAEYEHDLAVVGTSVRRSSIGCVIPAHDDEATIAAVLTSLLQQTRVPDVIHVIVHGTSDGTVPAASVFAGPHEIVTGLGEQFTEVFVHDIGANPGQQIGALNYGYSLVEGYDFLLVVDGDAVGDAHAVEHLEAHAVSDTRIGGILAIRSIDRTRATGILPRLLLTAQRSRLAAATLQNLLPGRSTAMLGGQFSLLSITALRAVMDAGRLRTPGRPAARRPDHSCRCGSTAPASIPGSARAPAPTSVA from the coding sequence ATGTCGACTCCGCTCTCCGGGGGCAATCGCCCCGGCGGATACGCCGGCGGCGACGCCGAGCCCGCCCGCCAGGAGCACGACCTGGCCGAGTACGAGCACGACCTGGCCGTCGTGGGCACCTCCGTGCGCCGCTCATCGATCGGATGCGTCATCCCGGCGCACGACGACGAAGCCACCATCGCCGCAGTGCTCACCTCGCTGCTGCAGCAGACGCGGGTGCCCGACGTCATCCACGTCATCGTGCACGGCACCTCCGACGGCACGGTGCCGGCGGCATCCGTCTTCGCCGGACCACACGAGATCGTCACCGGACTGGGGGAGCAGTTCACCGAGGTCTTCGTGCACGACATCGGCGCCAACCCCGGCCAGCAGATCGGCGCCCTCAACTACGGCTATTCGCTCGTCGAGGGCTACGACTTCCTCCTCGTCGTCGACGGCGACGCGGTCGGCGACGCACACGCCGTCGAACACCTCGAGGCTCACGCCGTCTCCGACACGCGCATCGGCGGCATCTTGGCCATCCGCTCCATCGACCGCACTCGGGCCACCGGCATCCTGCCGAGGCTCCTCCTCACCGCACAGCGCAGCAGACTCGCCGCCGCCACTTTGCAGAACCTGCTGCCTGGACGCAGCACCGCGATGCTCGGCGGACAGTTCTCGCTCCTCTCCATCACCGCGCTGCGCGCGGTGATGGATGCCGGCCGGCTGCGCACCCCTGGGCGCCCGGCAGCGAGGCGGCCCGACCACAGCTGTCGCTGCGGATCAACAGCGCCGGCTTCGATACCAGGGTCAGCCCGCGCGCCCGCGCCGACGTCGGTGGCATGA
- a CDS encoding flagellar assembly protein FliW has translation MSALLSFVASPPGFAPHTEFVLDPVDGADGLFRLDAVTDEALRLFVVDPQTVVADYAPTLTDQQAADLGLDGPDDALVLVVASRTPDGVHVNLLAPIVANPETGAAAQVILEGQDYPLRAALG, from the coding sequence GTGAGCGCGCTGCTGAGCTTCGTCGCCTCCCCGCCGGGATTCGCCCCGCACACCGAGTTCGTGCTCGACCCCGTCGACGGCGCGGACGGTCTGTTCCGCCTCGACGCCGTGACCGACGAGGCGCTGCGCCTGTTCGTCGTGGATCCGCAGACCGTGGTGGCCGACTACGCGCCCACGCTGACCGACCAGCAGGCTGCCGACCTCGGCCTGGACGGTCCCGACGACGCACTGGTGCTGGTGGTCGCCAGCCGCACCCCCGACGGCGTGCACGTGAACCTGCTGGCGCCGATCGTCGCCAATCCGGAGACGGGCGCGGCCGCCCAGGTCATCCTCGAAGGGCAGGACTACCCGCTGCGAGCGGCGCTCGGCTGA
- the flgL gene encoding flagellar hook-associated protein FlgL, with the protein MISRVTTSAMATSAMRQLQTNLSELSRLQEQATSQRAFLALSDDPAAATTALRLHGEQHRNEQYARNIGDGLAWLTAADSAITAGTALLGRVRTLTLQGANDGAMDATAREAIAVELESIRSEMLSTANTTVVGRSVFAGTSDTAAFAADGTYNGIPGAEVVRRISDAGSIRVDTDGAAVFGTGADSVFSMIDRIVSDLRSGTNVGPRLGEIDQRRNAMLSAQGTVGARQAQIERVQEATVQDAVSLEARRAAVEDVDSVEVLVRLQAQELVYRSALAVTGRVLQPTLMEFLR; encoded by the coding sequence ATGATCTCTCGCGTCACGACCTCGGCGATGGCGACCTCTGCGATGCGCCAGCTGCAGACGAACCTGTCGGAGCTGTCCCGCCTGCAGGAGCAGGCCACCTCCCAGAGAGCCTTCCTCGCCCTCTCCGACGACCCCGCCGCCGCGACGACGGCGCTCCGGCTACATGGCGAGCAGCACCGCAACGAGCAGTACGCACGAAACATCGGCGACGGCCTCGCCTGGCTGACCGCAGCGGACTCCGCGATCACCGCCGGCACCGCGCTGCTCGGTCGTGTGCGCACCCTCACGCTGCAGGGAGCGAACGACGGAGCCATGGACGCGACGGCCAGGGAGGCCATCGCCGTCGAACTGGAGAGCATCCGCAGCGAGATGCTCTCTACGGCCAACACGACCGTCGTCGGCCGCTCGGTCTTCGCCGGCACCTCCGACACGGCGGCGTTCGCCGCCGACGGAACGTACAACGGCATTCCCGGCGCAGAGGTGGTGCGCCGGATCTCGGACGCGGGCTCGATCCGGGTCGACACCGACGGCGCCGCGGTGTTCGGCACCGGCGCGGACTCGGTGTTCTCGATGATCGACCGGATCGTCTCCGATCTGCGCTCGGGCACCAATGTCGGCCCCCGGCTGGGCGAGATCGATCAGCGGCGCAACGCTATGCTCAGTGCGCAGGGCACAGTGGGTGCCAGGCAGGCGCAGATCGAGCGCGTTCAGGAGGCGACGGTGCAGGACGCTGTGTCACTCGAAGCGAGACGAGCCGCCGTCGAGGACGTCGACTCGGTCGAGGTGCTCGTGCGGCTGCAGGCGCAGGAACTCGTGTACCGGTCTGCGCTGGCGGTCACCGGGCGTGTGCTGCAGCCGACGCTGATGGAGTTCCTGCGGTGA
- a CDS encoding flagellar hook-associated protein FlgK, producing MVGSRARRHDGGGGDGEPGEHGLAARLSKFWVGWQDLAIAPDSGAAAAVVLESAAQLSAQIAGGYRSVATQWTDTRASADRAVVQVNAAATQIAELNAEIRNALAAGRSANELIDRRDSLVQVTARLVGARGTLESDGTMTVRVDGNALVSGSESRSLTLDGPVSMDENGTLTVSWSGASDFPVAVDGGELGGMLSVLAPADDGGTLAGIARSYNAVATALADMVNAQHRLGATASGQPGGDFFTVSETGPAALGLQVAVHDASDLALAAPGAGPLDAGNANAISEIGRRALSPDAIWTEAVGALAVGTAGDIQRAELSDAAAITATTAQRSVAAVDGDEETIDLLTFQSAYQAAARVLTAIDESLDVLINRTGIVGR from the coding sequence CTGGTCGGCTCGCGCGCTCGCCGCCACGACGGCGGAGGCGGCGATGGGGAGCCCGGCGAGCACGGCCTGGCCGCTCGGCTGTCGAAGTTCTGGGTCGGCTGGCAGGATCTCGCGATCGCACCCGACTCCGGCGCGGCGGCGGCGGTGGTGCTGGAGAGCGCCGCCCAGCTCTCCGCGCAGATCGCCGGTGGCTACCGCTCGGTGGCCACGCAGTGGACCGACACCAGGGCCTCTGCCGACCGTGCCGTCGTACAGGTGAATGCCGCGGCCACCCAGATCGCCGAGCTGAACGCCGAGATCCGGAACGCGCTCGCGGCCGGCCGGTCGGCCAACGAGCTCATCGACCGGCGCGACTCGCTGGTGCAGGTCACCGCACGTCTCGTCGGCGCACGGGGAACGCTGGAATCCGACGGCACGATGACGGTCCGCGTCGACGGCAACGCATTGGTCTCGGGCAGCGAGTCGCGGTCGCTGACGCTGGATGGTCCGGTGTCGATGGACGAGAACGGCACGCTGACGGTGTCCTGGTCCGGTGCATCCGACTTCCCGGTCGCCGTCGACGGCGGCGAGCTGGGTGGCATGCTCAGCGTGCTCGCCCCGGCCGACGACGGCGGCACCCTCGCCGGAATCGCGCGGTCGTACAACGCCGTCGCAACGGCCCTCGCCGACATGGTCAACGCCCAGCACCGACTCGGAGCGACCGCCTCCGGGCAGCCCGGCGGCGACTTCTTCACCGTGTCGGAGACGGGCCCGGCAGCGCTCGGCCTGCAGGTGGCCGTGCACGACGCATCCGACCTCGCCCTCGCCGCACCCGGTGCCGGCCCCCTGGATGCCGGCAACGCGAACGCCATCTCCGAGATCGGGCGACGCGCACTCTCTCCCGATGCCATCTGGACCGAGGCGGTCGGCGCGCTCGCCGTCGGCACCGCCGGCGACATCCAGCGCGCAGAGCTGTCGGATGCCGCGGCCATCACCGCCACGACCGCCCAGCGATCCGTCGCCGCAGTGGACGGCGACGAGGAGACCATCGACCTGCTCACCTTCCAGAGCGCTTACCAGGCCGCCGCACGAGTTCTCACGGCCATTGACGAATCCCTCGACGTGCTGATCAACCGCACCGGCATCGTGGGCCGATAG